Below is a window of Candidatus Cloacimonadaceae bacterium DNA.
ACTATATGCACAACAAGGAAAGCGCCCAAAAACTGGGATTTCCCCTGACCGGAAACGCCCGCGCCTATGCCTTTTCCGATGAACCTCTGATCCGCATGCGCAACACCATGATCGTGCCCGGCAAGGACAAGATCAAAGATATGATCGCCTCCATCGAGGACGGCTATTATCTGATCGATCCCTCAAACGGACAGGCGGATTCCACCAGCGAATTTATGTTTGGCATCACCCGCGGTTATGAGATCAAAAACGGCAAGCTGGCCAGGCCAATCAAGGAAACCACCATCGCCGGCGTCGCTTTCGACATGCTCAAAACCATCACGATGATCTCGGACGATATGCAATGGCTCTGTGCCGGAATGTGCGGTAAAAAACAACAGATCCCCGTCGGCATGGGCGGCCCCGCCCTCAAATGCAAGATCAATATCGGAGGCAGATCATGAACACCCGCAAGATGATGCCATTTGCTCTCAAAGCCCTGCTGGACAAGGGAGTCGCCAAGGTATCTCTCAGCTTTGAACAGACGGATAAGGATGAATATAACGTCAATTTCAAAGAACTGAACCTGCTCCGCAGCACTCAGAGTAATGCACTAAGTTTCAAGGCGATCCGTGACGCCAAACATGCCACCGCCACGATCAATCAACTGGACGAAGCCTCCATCCTCGAGGCAATCGAAGGGATCATGACCTCCCTAGAATCCGCAGAGCCGGATCCTGCCAACGACATTTCCCCGATGCAGGAAGCACGCGTCTGGCAGATCGGACCCATCGAACCGGATACGGACAGGATCATTTCCCGGCTTGAGGAATTCATCGCTGCGATGAAAGATCGTTATCCCCAGGTGGAATTTGACGCCCGCCTCACCCACATCAACCAATTCGCCTATTATCTGAATAGCAATGGTGTAGACTACGAACAGCAGACCGGCGGCTATCATTTCATGACCATCTTCACCGCCAAAGAAGGCCGCAAGATGTCCTCCATGAACTATACCTTCTATTCCCGGGCGGATCTGGACAGCGAACTGATGGCGGTCAACATGTCCGAGAGCTTGATCCAACAGATCACCGAGCAGACCGAAACCCAAAGCATCCCGGAAAACTTTAGCGGCGACGTCATCTTCGCTCCGTTTGAGGGCTATTATATCCTCTCAGACCTGATCGCATCCCACCTGGGTGATTCCGGATTCCTGACCAAAAGTACCCGTTTCCCGGATCATCTGGGCCAAAAGATCTTCAGCGAAAAGCTCACGGTGCGCAATTGCCCAAATGATGAATCGCTCTGCAACCGCGGAGGTTTCACCCAGGACGGCTTCCCTTCTGCTGATGCTCCGATTATTGAAAAAGGTGTGTTAAAACACTATCCCATAGGGCTCTATACCGCAAACAAAACTGGCATGACCCGCAGCACCGGACCCTGTGGAAACCTCGTCATCGAAGCCGGAGACGTCCCTCTGGAGGAGATGATCCGCAGCGTCAAACGCGGCATCCTCTGCATGCGAATCTCATCCGGCAGTCCAAACGCCAATGGCGATTTCTCCGGAGTGATCAAAAACAGCTATTACATCGAAAACGGCGAGATCCTCTATCCCATCAGCGAGACCATGCTCAGCGCCAATATCATCGATCTCTTCAGCCACATCGAAGCCGTCTCCACAGAACAATTTAACCACGGCAGCTTCAAAGCTCCCTTCATCAGGATCTCACAGGTAAATATCTCCAGGAAATAGACAGCAAAGCCCTGACCAGAGCTATATCTATGGGCGCCGATGGATCCCTGC
It encodes the following:
- a CDS encoding metallopeptidase TldD-related protein; translation: MNTRKMMPFALKALLDKGVAKVSLSFEQTDKDEYNVNFKELNLLRSTQSNALSFKAIRDAKHATATINQLDEASILEAIEGIMTSLESAEPDPANDISPMQEARVWQIGPIEPDTDRIISRLEEFIAAMKDRYPQVEFDARLTHINQFAYYLNSNGVDYEQQTGGYHFMTIFTAKEGRKMSSMNYTFYSRADLDSELMAVNMSESLIQQITEQTETQSIPENFSGDVIFAPFEGYYILSDLIASHLGDSGFLTKSTRFPDHLGQKIFSEKLTVRNCPNDESLCNRGGFTQDGFPSADAPIIEKGVLKHYPIGLYTANKTGMTRSTGPCGNLVIEAGDVPLEEMIRSVKRGILCMRISSGSPNANGDFSGVIKNSYYIENGEILYPISETMLSANIIDLFSHIEAVSTEQFNHGSFKAPFIRISQVNISRK